In the Alistipes provencensis genome, ATGTCTGACACCTCGGAAATACGGATACGCCGCATCTACCGCGTGACCTTCGTCGGTTTCGCGGTCAATCTCGTGCTGTCGCTTCTGAAGCTCGTCGCCGGTGTCTTCGGGCGAAGCGGTGCGATGATCGCCGATGCCGTGCATTCGTTCTCCGATCTGGCCACCGACATCGTCGTGATCGTCTTCGCGCGGATCTCGGCCAAGCCCCGGGACGACGGGCACGATTACGGTCACGGCAAGTACGAGACGCTCGCCACGATCCTCATCAGCATTGCGCTGGGTATCGTGGGCGTCGGGATACTCGCCGACAGCATCCGGGCCATCCGGGTGGTGATCGACGGCGGGCTGCTGCCCCGGCCCGGACTGATCGCTCTCGTGGCGGCGGTCCTCTCGATCGCGGCCAAGGAGATACTCTACCGTTATACCGTGCGCGAGGGACGTGCGATCGACAGTCCCAGCGTCGTGGCTAACGCTTGGCATCACCGCAGCGACGCCCTTTCGTCGCTCGGAACGCTCGTCGGCATCGGCTGCGCCTATTTTCTGGGCGAGAGGTGGCGCATTGCGGACCCGATCGCCGCGCTGATCGTGGCGGTGTTCATCTTCAAGATCGCCTTCGACCTGATCCGCACGGGATTGGGTGAACTGCTCGAAAAATCGCTTCCCGAGGAGACGGAGCAGGAGATTCTGCGTATCGTGACGGCCGATCCCGCCGTCCGGGAGCCGCACAACCTCCGGACACGGCGTATCGGCGCCGCCATCGCCATCGAGGTCCATGTCCGCGTCGACGGGGCGAT is a window encoding:
- a CDS encoding cation diffusion facilitator family transporter: MSDTSEIRIRRIYRVTFVGFAVNLVLSLLKLVAGVFGRSGAMIADAVHSFSDLATDIVVIVFARISAKPRDDGHDYGHGKYETLATILISIALGIVGVGILADSIRAIRVVIDGGLLPRPGLIALVAAVLSIAAKEILYRYTVREGRAIDSPSVVANAWHHRSDALSSLGTLVGIGCAYFLGERWRIADPIAALIVAVFIFKIAFDLIRTGLGELLEKSLPEETEQEILRIVTADPAVREPHNLRTRRIGAAIAIEVHVRVDGAMTVACSHALTVAIERRLRARFGEGTMIAIHVEPIK